From Bacillus pumilus, one genomic window encodes:
- the murA gene encoding UDP-N-acetylglucosamine 1-carboxyvinyltransferase codes for MEKIIVRGGQKLNGTVKVEGAKNAVLPVIAASLLASTEKSVICDVPTLSDVYTINEVLRHLGAEVHFENNEVSVDASHALETEAPFEYVRKMRASVLVMGPLLARTGHARVALPGGCAIGSRPIDQHLKGFEAMGAKIQVGNGFIEAEVKGRLKGAKIYLDFPSVGATENIIMAAALAEGTTILENVAKEPEIVDLANYINAMGGKVRGAGTGTIKIEGVETLHGAKHNIIPDRIEAGTFMVAAAITEGNVLVKGAVPEHMTSLVAKMEEMGIQIIEEEEGLRVIGPSELKPIDLKTMPHPGFPTDMQSQMMALLLRANGTSMITETVFENRFMHAEEFRRMNGDIKIEGRSVIINGPVQLQGAEVSATDLRAGAALVLAGLVAEGHTRVTELKHIDRGYVNFHQKLAAIGADIERVNDETADVTQEQVVSDLNA; via the coding sequence TTGGAAAAAATCATCGTCCGCGGCGGTCAAAAGTTAAACGGCACAGTTAAAGTAGAAGGCGCAAAAAATGCCGTTTTACCAGTTATCGCTGCATCTTTGTTAGCAAGTACAGAAAAAAGCGTAATTTGTGATGTACCTACGCTCTCCGATGTATATACAATCAATGAAGTGTTACGTCATTTAGGAGCAGAAGTACATTTTGAAAATAACGAAGTATCAGTGGATGCATCTCATGCACTAGAAACTGAGGCTCCGTTTGAGTATGTCCGTAAAATGCGAGCGTCTGTGCTCGTCATGGGACCACTTTTAGCAAGAACAGGTCATGCAAGAGTTGCATTACCTGGAGGCTGTGCGATTGGTTCAAGACCAATTGACCAGCATTTAAAAGGCTTTGAAGCAATGGGAGCTAAAATTCAAGTAGGAAATGGTTTCATCGAGGCTGAAGTAAAAGGCCGTTTAAAAGGTGCGAAAATCTATTTGGATTTCCCAAGTGTCGGTGCAACTGAAAACATCATCATGGCAGCAGCATTAGCTGAAGGAACAACGATTTTAGAAAACGTAGCAAAAGAACCTGAAATTGTTGATTTGGCAAACTACATCAATGCCATGGGCGGTAAGGTTCGCGGAGCTGGTACTGGTACAATCAAAATCGAAGGTGTGGAAACACTTCACGGTGCAAAACACAACATCATCCCTGACAGAATTGAAGCAGGTACTTTCATGGTGGCAGCAGCTATTACAGAAGGAAATGTTCTTGTAAAGGGCGCAGTGCCAGAGCACATGACATCACTTGTAGCAAAAATGGAAGAAATGGGTATTCAGATCATTGAAGAAGAAGAAGGTTTAAGAGTCATTGGACCATCTGAGCTCAAGCCAATCGATCTAAAAACAATGCCACATCCTGGTTTCCCAACGGATATGCAATCTCAGATGATGGCGCTATTGCTTCGTGCGAACGGAACAAGCATGATTACAGAAACGGTGTTTGAAAACCGCTTTATGCATGCTGAAGAATTCCGCCGCATGAATGGCGATATTAAAATTGAGGGTCGCTCTGTGATTATCAACGGGCCGGTTCAACTTCAAGGTGCTGAAGTATCAGCGACTGATTTAAGAGCAGGAGCAGCACTTGTACTTGCTGGATTAGTAGCAGAAGGTCATACACGTGTCACTGAGTTGAAGCATATCGATCGTGGTTATGTGAACTTCCACCAGAAGCTTGCAGCAATCGGTGCAGATATTGAAAGAGTAAACGATGAAACAGCAGATGTGACACAAGAACAAGTTGTATCAGATCTGAACGCGTAA
- a CDS encoding YwmB family TATA-box binding protein produces the protein MRKYVKGWPLFAFILFFVLMIQGVRAEESSPLAQIAEGLKNQQIEVDGWSLHAKTNVDISSEQFSKKVQRLKDELRQYEWTEKEEKHVTKVTGIYKDEKNDTLSKILLVKTDTKSNQKSYLLYEQKGARPLNTWEHTYDQFVRHAKSILQEKFVIFTCLDGHVNGMMDVVLQKKAETLANEFQAKPVEYLVESNFVSLSAYTDKWEQFIMTSNDKMNVQIAIRSSEMNENHTITVGTPIVTTEY, from the coding sequence GTGAGAAAGTATGTAAAAGGTTGGCCATTATTTGCGTTTATTCTTTTTTTTGTTCTGATGATTCAAGGTGTTCGTGCGGAAGAATCTTCTCCGCTCGCCCAAATAGCAGAAGGTCTGAAAAACCAGCAAATTGAAGTAGATGGATGGTCCCTTCACGCCAAAACAAATGTAGACATTTCATCCGAACAATTTTCAAAAAAAGTGCAACGTTTGAAAGACGAACTACGACAGTATGAGTGGACCGAAAAAGAAGAGAAACATGTCACCAAAGTCACAGGAATTTACAAAGATGAAAAAAATGATACTTTATCGAAAATTTTACTCGTGAAGACCGACACAAAATCCAATCAAAAGTCGTATTTATTATATGAGCAAAAAGGTGCTCGCCCACTGAATACCTGGGAGCATACATATGATCAGTTCGTACGTCATGCAAAAAGCATATTACAAGAGAAATTTGTAATTTTTACTTGTCTCGATGGTCATGTAAATGGTATGATGGATGTTGTTTTGCAAAAAAAAGCTGAAACGTTAGCAAATGAATTTCAAGCAAAACCAGTTGAGTATCTCGTTGAGTCTAATTTTGTGTCGCTTTCCGCTTACACAGATAAGTGGGAACAGTTCATTATGACTTCAAATGATAAAATGAATGTTCAAATTGCCATCAGAAGTTCGGAAATGAACGAAAATCATACGATTACGGTTGGCACACCAATCGTAACGACTGAATATTAA
- a CDS encoding DUF1146 family protein, translating into MEDVGQQAIVSIVIHLFFIAVTWWALLAVNIDPLIKKGKIVQARLLMMLITIAIASAVSNFFLDYLNFSRQIPYMF; encoded by the coding sequence ATGGAAGACGTAGGACAACAAGCCATCGTGAGTATTGTGATCCACCTGTTTTTTATTGCGGTAACATGGTGGGCATTGCTTGCCGTAAATATTGATCCACTGATTAAAAAAGGGAAAATCGTTCAGGCAAGATTGCTGATGATGCTCATTACCATTGCCATCGCATCTGCAGTCAGCAATTTCTTCCTTGATTACTTAAATTTCTCTAGACAAATTCCTTATATGTTCTAA
- a CDS encoding F0F1 ATP synthase subunit epsilon — protein MKTVQVNIVTPDGPVYEADVEMVSVRAESGELGILAGHVPMVAPLKIGAVRLKHSGSTELVAVSGGFVEVRPEQVTILAQAAETSDKVDVDRAKSAKQRAEEHLNHPNESDVRRAELALKRALNRLNVAGK, from the coding sequence ATGAAGACCGTTCAAGTCAATATCGTTACTCCCGACGGCCCAGTGTATGAAGCGGATGTGGAAATGGTCAGTGTCAGAGCAGAAAGCGGTGAGCTTGGTATTTTAGCTGGCCACGTTCCAATGGTTGCTCCGCTAAAAATCGGTGCAGTTCGCTTAAAACATAGTGGATCAACTGAATTGGTTGCAGTAAGTGGCGGATTTGTTGAAGTTCGCCCTGAACAAGTAACCATTCTTGCTCAGGCCGCTGAAACATCAGATAAAGTTGATGTCGATCGTGCTAAATCAGCGAAACAGCGTGCTGAAGAGCATTTGAACCACCCGAATGAAAGTGATGTACGCCGGGCGGAACTCGCATTAAAACGGGCGTTAAACCGTTTAAATGTAGCAGGGAAATAA